One Oncorhynchus kisutch isolate 150728-3 linkage group LG11, Okis_V2, whole genome shotgun sequence genomic region harbors:
- the LOC109900040 gene encoding WD repeat-containing protein on Y chromosome isoform X3 translates to MGTLRGISDPWEVYETETSSSSSCDAGQNACTQEELKLKHLLLLRDAFTRRTTSDRGSRRSWRGARKKGGGERGMSLEEFQNALSAVIGPDSQSGWLERVFNEIDVSCDGYVEWEDLCSYLLQQCRERDHTSRPRGALLNTEPLIKHCSHNKQEPTICVVAVPHPPPLRYISVSKRGLLTVWNNRLQVLKTLELAGDPAEQGVNRRMFRGWTTDAVYLPKVHKVAIATSSRDLHFIDVSTASCFEDIHLFGFPNVPTSLCYWHDIKSPGGRSLLLWGDEKGGIHLLWFLQLQNGLFESPFTEDNVPQRIYMQDIGDHSRLVSYQHIPTVHQEPINRIIFEPHTDLIMTSSGSDASSVVIMHVSLRRKPYVWRINKGVTCFDFSRSLNLLVTGGLDPAVKLWNCFMTARPVAVLHGHGTTVLDVVIYQPLGQVLSYSKDAELRVWDISSNHCLRTVHLQFPCLQPGRAPEHGNFPFLLVAPPFLSQTPPHILVSCRDYLARLRLEKGGRGEEQGGGGRQCHGAPLSCALYNPTLKQVIAGCDDSSVSVWDVETGRLRLKITSAHGEEEITCIALDSSHRRLITGARNGTIKVWNLLNGLNLHKLEPVTLSDVTGVICLHDNQLLAVGWSQQVAQYDIKGAKDVFVRADMSWKSGQQHRADILVVDHCPALGVIATGSHDGEVIVWTLDTQRPLVRLRRATHSLTTPPVDALLFLQRRGGDKHWRNTPILLSSQAGGIYWWSITGHTHTHGQFYAPGGEKECVLGLTSDQENNILVTGDTAGCVQPSSSHPPLLQSWRAHEGAIVSVEVLVYTERLFFLSGSVDGTSRVWTGEGGHVGFFGQEPQWSLADPAPHHTSRDQVNNLAEEEKEEREKKIESESDPSQSSEVTGQTSDLFSGGPGSPEEWIYEGPVEEAPTPKSQTGPVEEAPTPKSQTGPVGTEESPAPSHAQHIRVSQCHQLYGDIQRKMAVRRERKQVFGDINVNKLFPIGGLCTPFQALAVQDCQQVFLPEDLPMSPWMQRQTLSCVSEAGLSSLQLSINSSEQEQEAT, encoded by the exons ATGGGTACCCTAAGAGGTATCAGTGATCCATGGGAGGTCTATGAAACGGAAACCTCCAGCAGCAGCTCTTG TGATGCAGGCCAGAATGCCTGTACTCAGGAGGAACTCAAACTTAAACACCTGCTGTTACTGAGGGATGCGTTTACCCGTCGCACAACCTCGGACAGGGGGTCCCGGCGGAGTTGGAGAGGTGCACGgaaaaagggaggaggagaaagagggatgagtCTGGAGGAGTTCCAGAATGCTCTGAGTGCTGTGATTGGTCCAGACAGCCAGAGCGGGTGGCTGGAGAGGGTCTTCAATGAG ATTGACGTGTCATGTGATGGCTATGTGGAGTGGGAGGACCTGTGTAGCTACCTGCTGcagcagtgcagagagagagaccacacctCCAGGCCAAGAGGCGCTCTACTAAACACTGAACCACTCATCAAACACTGCTCACACAACAAG CAGGAGCCCACTATCTGTGTAGTGGCTGTTCCCCATCCTCCCCCCCTCCGCTACATCAGTGTCAGTAAGAGGGGGCTGCTCACTGTGTGGAACAACCGACTACAAGTCCTCAAGACTCTGGAG CTGGCTGGAGACCCTGCAGAGCAGGGGGTTAACAGAAGGATGTTCAGGGGCTGGACCACTGATGCTGTCTACCTGCCCAAAGTCCACAAGGTCGCCATAGCAACCAGCAGCAGGGACCTCCACTTTATTGACGTGTCCACGGCCAGCTGCTTTGAAGACATCCACTTGTTTG GGTTCCCCAATGTTCCAACCTCTCTCTGCTACTGGCATGACATAAAG TCTCCAGGGGGGCGCTCTTTGCTGCTCTGGGGAGATGAAAAGGGAGGGATCCATCTGTTGTGGTTCCTCCAACTCCAAAATGGACTGTTTGAGAGCCCCTTCACTGAGGACAATGTCCCTCAGAGGATTTACATGCAG GATATTGGTGACCACAGCCGCCTAGTCTCCTACCAACATATCCCCACAGTCCACCAGGAACCAATCAACAGGATAATTTTCGAGCCCCACACTGACCTCATCATGACATCATCAGGAAGCGACGCCTCCTCGGTAGTCATCATGCATGTGTCACTCAGGAGAAAACCCTATGTTTGGAGAATCAATAAG GGTGTGACATGCTTTGATTTCAGCAGGTCTCTCAACCTATTGGTGACGGGTGGTCTGGACCCTGCGGTCAAACTGTGGAACTGCTTCATGACCGCTCGGCCAGTCGCGGTCCTACACGGTCACGGCACCACAGTACTGGACGTGGTCATCTACCAACCACTGGGACAGGTCCTCAGCTACTCCAAAGATGCT GAGCTGAGGGTGTGGGACATCTCCTCCAATCACTGTCTGAGGACCGTCCACCTGCAGTTCCCCTGTCTGCAGCCAGGGCGCGCCCCAGAGCACGGCAACTTCCCTTTCCTGTTGGTGGCCCCGCCCTTCCTGTCGCAGACTCCGCCCCATATCCTGGTGTCCTGTCGAGACTACCTGGCCAGGCTGAGGCTggagaaaggggggaggggggaggagcagggaggagggggaagacaATGCCATGGTGCCCCCCTCTCCTGTGCTCTGTACAACCCCACACTGAAACAG gtcatCGCCGGATGTGATGACTCGTCTGTATCAGTGTGGGACGTAGAAACAGGGAGGCTGCGTCTGAAGATCACCAGCgctcatggagaggaggagattaCCTGCATAGCGCTAGACTCCTCCCACAGACGACTCATCACAGGCGCACGCAACGGAACCATCAAG GTGTGGAACCTACTGAATGGCCTCAACCTACACAAGCTAGAGCCTGTCACCCTCTCAGATGTCACAGGGGTCATCTGTCTCCATGACAACCAGTTGCTGGCCGTGGGGTGGAGCCAGCAGGTCGCTCAGTATGACATCAAAGGGGCTAAG GATGTGTTTGTGAGGGCAGACATGTCGTGGAAGTCAGGTCAGCAACACAGAGCTGACATCCTGGTGGTTGACCACTGCCCTGCCCTGGGGGTCATTGCTACGGGCAGCCATGATGGAGAGGTCATCGTCTGGACTTTGGACACACAGAGACCCCTGGTTCGCCTGCGGAGGGCCACTCACTCACT GACAACACCGCCTGTGGACGCGTTGCTGTTCCTGCAGCGGAGGGGTGGGGACAAACACTGGAGGAACAcacctatcctcctctcctcacaggcTGGAGGGATCTACTGGTGGAGcatcactggacacacacacacccacg gTCAGTTCTATGCCCCTggtggagagaaagagtgtgtgttgGGGCTGACTTCAGACCAGGAGAACAACATCCTGGTCACTGGAGACACAGCAGGGTGTGTTCAG CCCTCCTCAAGCCACCCTCCTCTCCTGCAGTCCTGGAGGGCCCATGAGGGGGCGATAGTGAGTGTTGAAGTGCTGGTGTACACAGAGAgactcttcttcctctctggctCTGTGGATGGGACCAGCAGAGTGTGGACGGGGGAGGGAGGGCATGTAGGTTTCTTTGGACAGGAACCACAGTGGAGCCTCGCTGACCCAGCCCCTCACCACACCTCCAG AGACCAGGTAAACAACCTggctgaggaggagaaggaagaaagGGAGAAGAAGATTGAGAGTGAAAGTGACCCATCACAGAGCAGCGAGGTCACAGGTCAAACATCTGACCTTTTCAGCGGGGGTCCGGGTTCACCGGAGGAATGGATTTATGAAG GGCCTGTAGAGGAAGCCCCAACACCAAAGAGCCAGACAGGGCCTGTAGAGGAAGCCCCAACACCAAAGAGCCAGACAGGGCCTGTCGGCACAGAGGAAAGCCCTGCTCCAAGTCACGCTCAACACATCAGG GTGTCTCAGTGTCACCAGCTGTATGGGGACATCCAGAGGAAGATGGcagttaggagagagaggaagcaggtATTTGGTGACATCAACGTCAATAAGCTCTTCCCCATCGGGGGCTTGTGCACGCCCTTCCAGGCCCTGGCCGTGCAG gacTGTCAGCAGGTGTTCCTGCCGGAGGATTTACCCATGAGCCCTTGGATGCAGCGTCAGACTCTGAGTTGTGTGAGTGAAGCGGGGCTTAGCTCCCTACAGCTGTCAATCAACAGCTCAGAGCAAGAACAGGAAGCCACCTGA
- the LOC109900040 gene encoding WD repeat-containing protein on Y chromosome isoform X1: protein MGTLRGISDPWEVYETETSSSSSCDAGQNACTQEELKLKHLLLLRDAFTRRTTSDRGSRRSWRGARKKGGGERGMSLEEFQNALSAVIGPDSQSGWLERVFNEIDVSCDGYVEWEDLCSYLLQQCRERDHTSRPRGALLNTEPLIKHCSHNKQEPTICVVAVPHPPPLRYISVSKRGLLTVWNNRLQVLKTLELAGDPAEQGVNRRMFRGWTTDAVYLPKVHKVAIATSSRDLHFIDVSTASCFEDIHLFGFPNVPTSLCYWHDIKSPGGRSLLLWGDEKGGIHLLWFLQLQNGLFESPFTEDNVPQRIYMQDIGDHSRLVSYQHIPTVHQEPINRIIFEPHTDLIMTSSGSDASSVVIMHVSLRRKPYVWRINKGVTCFDFSRSLNLLVTGGLDPAVKLWNCFMTARPVAVLHGHGTTVLDVVIYQPLGQVLSYSKDAELRVWDISSNHCLRTVHLQFPCLQPGRAPEHGNFPFLLVAPPFLSQTPPHILVSCRDYLARLRLEKGGRGEEQGGGGRQCHGAPLSCALYNPTLKQVIAGCDDSSVSVWDVETGRLRLKITSAHGEEEITCIALDSSHRRLITGARNGTIKVWNLLNGLNLHKLEPVTLSDVTGVICLHDNQLLAVGWSQQVAQYDIKGAKDVFVRADMSWKSGQQHRADILVVDHCPALGVIATGSHDGEVIVWTLDTQRPLVRLRRATHSLTTPPVDALLFLQRRGGDKHWRNTPILLSSQAGGIYWWSITGHTHTHGQFYAPGGEKECVLGLTSDQENNILVTGDTAGCVQVWDISQYALCITQEPSSSHPPLLQSWRAHEGAIVSVEVLVYTERLFFLSGSVDGTSRVWTGEGGHVGFFGQEPQWSLADPAPHHTSRDQVNNLAEEEKEEREKKIESESDPSQSSEVTGQTSDLFSGGPGSPEEWIYEGPVEEAPTPKSQTGPVEEAPTPKSQTGPVGTEESPAPSHAQHIRVSQCHQLYGDIQRKMAVRRERKQVFGDINVNKLFPIGGLCTPFQALAVQDCQQVFLPEDLPMSPWMQRQTLSCVSEAGLSSLQLSINSSEQEQEAT, encoded by the exons ATGGGTACCCTAAGAGGTATCAGTGATCCATGGGAGGTCTATGAAACGGAAACCTCCAGCAGCAGCTCTTG TGATGCAGGCCAGAATGCCTGTACTCAGGAGGAACTCAAACTTAAACACCTGCTGTTACTGAGGGATGCGTTTACCCGTCGCACAACCTCGGACAGGGGGTCCCGGCGGAGTTGGAGAGGTGCACGgaaaaagggaggaggagaaagagggatgagtCTGGAGGAGTTCCAGAATGCTCTGAGTGCTGTGATTGGTCCAGACAGCCAGAGCGGGTGGCTGGAGAGGGTCTTCAATGAG ATTGACGTGTCATGTGATGGCTATGTGGAGTGGGAGGACCTGTGTAGCTACCTGCTGcagcagtgcagagagagagaccacacctCCAGGCCAAGAGGCGCTCTACTAAACACTGAACCACTCATCAAACACTGCTCACACAACAAG CAGGAGCCCACTATCTGTGTAGTGGCTGTTCCCCATCCTCCCCCCCTCCGCTACATCAGTGTCAGTAAGAGGGGGCTGCTCACTGTGTGGAACAACCGACTACAAGTCCTCAAGACTCTGGAG CTGGCTGGAGACCCTGCAGAGCAGGGGGTTAACAGAAGGATGTTCAGGGGCTGGACCACTGATGCTGTCTACCTGCCCAAAGTCCACAAGGTCGCCATAGCAACCAGCAGCAGGGACCTCCACTTTATTGACGTGTCCACGGCCAGCTGCTTTGAAGACATCCACTTGTTTG GGTTCCCCAATGTTCCAACCTCTCTCTGCTACTGGCATGACATAAAG TCTCCAGGGGGGCGCTCTTTGCTGCTCTGGGGAGATGAAAAGGGAGGGATCCATCTGTTGTGGTTCCTCCAACTCCAAAATGGACTGTTTGAGAGCCCCTTCACTGAGGACAATGTCCCTCAGAGGATTTACATGCAG GATATTGGTGACCACAGCCGCCTAGTCTCCTACCAACATATCCCCACAGTCCACCAGGAACCAATCAACAGGATAATTTTCGAGCCCCACACTGACCTCATCATGACATCATCAGGAAGCGACGCCTCCTCGGTAGTCATCATGCATGTGTCACTCAGGAGAAAACCCTATGTTTGGAGAATCAATAAG GGTGTGACATGCTTTGATTTCAGCAGGTCTCTCAACCTATTGGTGACGGGTGGTCTGGACCCTGCGGTCAAACTGTGGAACTGCTTCATGACCGCTCGGCCAGTCGCGGTCCTACACGGTCACGGCACCACAGTACTGGACGTGGTCATCTACCAACCACTGGGACAGGTCCTCAGCTACTCCAAAGATGCT GAGCTGAGGGTGTGGGACATCTCCTCCAATCACTGTCTGAGGACCGTCCACCTGCAGTTCCCCTGTCTGCAGCCAGGGCGCGCCCCAGAGCACGGCAACTTCCCTTTCCTGTTGGTGGCCCCGCCCTTCCTGTCGCAGACTCCGCCCCATATCCTGGTGTCCTGTCGAGACTACCTGGCCAGGCTGAGGCTggagaaaggggggaggggggaggagcagggaggagggggaagacaATGCCATGGTGCCCCCCTCTCCTGTGCTCTGTACAACCCCACACTGAAACAG gtcatCGCCGGATGTGATGACTCGTCTGTATCAGTGTGGGACGTAGAAACAGGGAGGCTGCGTCTGAAGATCACCAGCgctcatggagaggaggagattaCCTGCATAGCGCTAGACTCCTCCCACAGACGACTCATCACAGGCGCACGCAACGGAACCATCAAG GTGTGGAACCTACTGAATGGCCTCAACCTACACAAGCTAGAGCCTGTCACCCTCTCAGATGTCACAGGGGTCATCTGTCTCCATGACAACCAGTTGCTGGCCGTGGGGTGGAGCCAGCAGGTCGCTCAGTATGACATCAAAGGGGCTAAG GATGTGTTTGTGAGGGCAGACATGTCGTGGAAGTCAGGTCAGCAACACAGAGCTGACATCCTGGTGGTTGACCACTGCCCTGCCCTGGGGGTCATTGCTACGGGCAGCCATGATGGAGAGGTCATCGTCTGGACTTTGGACACACAGAGACCCCTGGTTCGCCTGCGGAGGGCCACTCACTCACT GACAACACCGCCTGTGGACGCGTTGCTGTTCCTGCAGCGGAGGGGTGGGGACAAACACTGGAGGAACAcacctatcctcctctcctcacaggcTGGAGGGATCTACTGGTGGAGcatcactggacacacacacacccacg gTCAGTTCTATGCCCCTggtggagagaaagagtgtgtgttgGGGCTGACTTCAGACCAGGAGAACAACATCCTGGTCACTGGAGACACAGCAGGGTGTGTTCAGGTCTGGGACATCTCTCAGTACGCGCTATGCATCACACAGGAG CCCTCCTCAAGCCACCCTCCTCTCCTGCAGTCCTGGAGGGCCCATGAGGGGGCGATAGTGAGTGTTGAAGTGCTGGTGTACACAGAGAgactcttcttcctctctggctCTGTGGATGGGACCAGCAGAGTGTGGACGGGGGAGGGAGGGCATGTAGGTTTCTTTGGACAGGAACCACAGTGGAGCCTCGCTGACCCAGCCCCTCACCACACCTCCAG AGACCAGGTAAACAACCTggctgaggaggagaaggaagaaagGGAGAAGAAGATTGAGAGTGAAAGTGACCCATCACAGAGCAGCGAGGTCACAGGTCAAACATCTGACCTTTTCAGCGGGGGTCCGGGTTCACCGGAGGAATGGATTTATGAAG GGCCTGTAGAGGAAGCCCCAACACCAAAGAGCCAGACAGGGCCTGTAGAGGAAGCCCCAACACCAAAGAGCCAGACAGGGCCTGTCGGCACAGAGGAAAGCCCTGCTCCAAGTCACGCTCAACACATCAGG GTGTCTCAGTGTCACCAGCTGTATGGGGACATCCAGAGGAAGATGGcagttaggagagagaggaagcaggtATTTGGTGACATCAACGTCAATAAGCTCTTCCCCATCGGGGGCTTGTGCACGCCCTTCCAGGCCCTGGCCGTGCAG gacTGTCAGCAGGTGTTCCTGCCGGAGGATTTACCCATGAGCCCTTGGATGCAGCGTCAGACTCTGAGTTGTGTGAGTGAAGCGGGGCTTAGCTCCCTACAGCTGTCAATCAACAGCTCAGAGCAAGAACAGGAAGCCACCTGA
- the LOC109900040 gene encoding WD repeat-containing protein on Y chromosome isoform X2, with translation MGTLRGISDPWEVYETETSSSSSCDAGQNACTQEELKLKHLLLLRDAFTRRTTSDRGSRRSWRGARKKGGGERGMSLEEFQNALSAVIGPDSQSGWLERVFNEIDVSCDGYVEWEDLCSYLLQQCRERDHTSRPRGALLNTEPLIKHCSHNKQEPTICVVAVPHPPPLRYISVSKRGLLTVWNNRLQVLKTLELAGDPAEQGVNRRMFRGWTTDAVYLPKVHKVAIATSSRDLHFIDVSTASCFEDIHLFGFPNVPTSLCYWHDIKSPGGRSLLLWGDEKGGIHLLWFLQLQNGLFESPFTEDNVPQRIYMQDIGDHSRLVSYQHIPTVHQEPINRIIFEPHTDLIMTSSGSDASSVVIMHVSLRRKPYVWRINKGVTCFDFSRSLNLLVTGGLDPAVKLWNCFMTARPVAVLHGHGTTVLDVVIYQPLGQVLSYSKDAELRVWDISSNHCLRTVHLQFPCLQPGRAPEHGNFPFLLVAPPFLSQTPPHILVSCRDYLARLRLEKGGRGEEQGGGGRQCHGAPLSCALYNPTLKQVIAGCDDSSVSVWDVETGRLRLKITSAHGEEEITCIALDSSHRRLITGARNGTIKVWNLLNGLNLHKLEPVTLSDVTGVICLHDNQLLAVGWSQQVAQYDIKGAKDVFVRADMSWKSGQQHRADILVVDHCPALGVIATGSHDGEVIVWTLDTQRPLVRLRRATHSLTTPPVDALLFLQRRGGDKHWRNTPILLSSQAGGIYWWSITGHTHTHGQFYAPGGEKECVLGLTSDQENNILVTGDTAGCVQVWDISQYALCITQEPSSSHPPLLQSWRAHEGAIVSVEVLVYTERLFFLSGSVDGTSRVWTGEGGHVGFFGQEPQWSLADPAPHHTSRDQVNNLAEEEKEEREKKIESESDPSQSSEVTGQTSDLFSGGPGSPEEWIYEGPVEEAPTPKSQTGPVGTEESPAPSHAQHIRVSQCHQLYGDIQRKMAVRRERKQVFGDINVNKLFPIGGLCTPFQALAVQDCQQVFLPEDLPMSPWMQRQTLSCVSEAGLSSLQLSINSSEQEQEAT, from the exons ATGGGTACCCTAAGAGGTATCAGTGATCCATGGGAGGTCTATGAAACGGAAACCTCCAGCAGCAGCTCTTG TGATGCAGGCCAGAATGCCTGTACTCAGGAGGAACTCAAACTTAAACACCTGCTGTTACTGAGGGATGCGTTTACCCGTCGCACAACCTCGGACAGGGGGTCCCGGCGGAGTTGGAGAGGTGCACGgaaaaagggaggaggagaaagagggatgagtCTGGAGGAGTTCCAGAATGCTCTGAGTGCTGTGATTGGTCCAGACAGCCAGAGCGGGTGGCTGGAGAGGGTCTTCAATGAG ATTGACGTGTCATGTGATGGCTATGTGGAGTGGGAGGACCTGTGTAGCTACCTGCTGcagcagtgcagagagagagaccacacctCCAGGCCAAGAGGCGCTCTACTAAACACTGAACCACTCATCAAACACTGCTCACACAACAAG CAGGAGCCCACTATCTGTGTAGTGGCTGTTCCCCATCCTCCCCCCCTCCGCTACATCAGTGTCAGTAAGAGGGGGCTGCTCACTGTGTGGAACAACCGACTACAAGTCCTCAAGACTCTGGAG CTGGCTGGAGACCCTGCAGAGCAGGGGGTTAACAGAAGGATGTTCAGGGGCTGGACCACTGATGCTGTCTACCTGCCCAAAGTCCACAAGGTCGCCATAGCAACCAGCAGCAGGGACCTCCACTTTATTGACGTGTCCACGGCCAGCTGCTTTGAAGACATCCACTTGTTTG GGTTCCCCAATGTTCCAACCTCTCTCTGCTACTGGCATGACATAAAG TCTCCAGGGGGGCGCTCTTTGCTGCTCTGGGGAGATGAAAAGGGAGGGATCCATCTGTTGTGGTTCCTCCAACTCCAAAATGGACTGTTTGAGAGCCCCTTCACTGAGGACAATGTCCCTCAGAGGATTTACATGCAG GATATTGGTGACCACAGCCGCCTAGTCTCCTACCAACATATCCCCACAGTCCACCAGGAACCAATCAACAGGATAATTTTCGAGCCCCACACTGACCTCATCATGACATCATCAGGAAGCGACGCCTCCTCGGTAGTCATCATGCATGTGTCACTCAGGAGAAAACCCTATGTTTGGAGAATCAATAAG GGTGTGACATGCTTTGATTTCAGCAGGTCTCTCAACCTATTGGTGACGGGTGGTCTGGACCCTGCGGTCAAACTGTGGAACTGCTTCATGACCGCTCGGCCAGTCGCGGTCCTACACGGTCACGGCACCACAGTACTGGACGTGGTCATCTACCAACCACTGGGACAGGTCCTCAGCTACTCCAAAGATGCT GAGCTGAGGGTGTGGGACATCTCCTCCAATCACTGTCTGAGGACCGTCCACCTGCAGTTCCCCTGTCTGCAGCCAGGGCGCGCCCCAGAGCACGGCAACTTCCCTTTCCTGTTGGTGGCCCCGCCCTTCCTGTCGCAGACTCCGCCCCATATCCTGGTGTCCTGTCGAGACTACCTGGCCAGGCTGAGGCTggagaaaggggggaggggggaggagcagggaggagggggaagacaATGCCATGGTGCCCCCCTCTCCTGTGCTCTGTACAACCCCACACTGAAACAG gtcatCGCCGGATGTGATGACTCGTCTGTATCAGTGTGGGACGTAGAAACAGGGAGGCTGCGTCTGAAGATCACCAGCgctcatggagaggaggagattaCCTGCATAGCGCTAGACTCCTCCCACAGACGACTCATCACAGGCGCACGCAACGGAACCATCAAG GTGTGGAACCTACTGAATGGCCTCAACCTACACAAGCTAGAGCCTGTCACCCTCTCAGATGTCACAGGGGTCATCTGTCTCCATGACAACCAGTTGCTGGCCGTGGGGTGGAGCCAGCAGGTCGCTCAGTATGACATCAAAGGGGCTAAG GATGTGTTTGTGAGGGCAGACATGTCGTGGAAGTCAGGTCAGCAACACAGAGCTGACATCCTGGTGGTTGACCACTGCCCTGCCCTGGGGGTCATTGCTACGGGCAGCCATGATGGAGAGGTCATCGTCTGGACTTTGGACACACAGAGACCCCTGGTTCGCCTGCGGAGGGCCACTCACTCACT GACAACACCGCCTGTGGACGCGTTGCTGTTCCTGCAGCGGAGGGGTGGGGACAAACACTGGAGGAACAcacctatcctcctctcctcacaggcTGGAGGGATCTACTGGTGGAGcatcactggacacacacacacccacg gTCAGTTCTATGCCCCTggtggagagaaagagtgtgtgttgGGGCTGACTTCAGACCAGGAGAACAACATCCTGGTCACTGGAGACACAGCAGGGTGTGTTCAGGTCTGGGACATCTCTCAGTACGCGCTATGCATCACACAGGAG CCCTCCTCAAGCCACCCTCCTCTCCTGCAGTCCTGGAGGGCCCATGAGGGGGCGATAGTGAGTGTTGAAGTGCTGGTGTACACAGAGAgactcttcttcctctctggctCTGTGGATGGGACCAGCAGAGTGTGGACGGGGGAGGGAGGGCATGTAGGTTTCTTTGGACAGGAACCACAGTGGAGCCTCGCTGACCCAGCCCCTCACCACACCTCCAG AGACCAGGTAAACAACCTggctgaggaggagaaggaagaaagGGAGAAGAAGATTGAGAGTGAAAGTGACCCATCACAGAGCAGCGAGGTCACAGGTCAAACATCTGACCTTTTCAGCGGGGGTCCGGGTTCACCGGAGGAATGGATTTATGAAG GGCCTGTAGAGGAAGCCCCAACACCAAAGAGCCAGACAGGGCCTGTCGGCACAGAGGAAAGCCCTGCTCCAAGTCACGCTCAACACATCAGG GTGTCTCAGTGTCACCAGCTGTATGGGGACATCCAGAGGAAGATGGcagttaggagagagaggaagcaggtATTTGGTGACATCAACGTCAATAAGCTCTTCCCCATCGGGGGCTTGTGCACGCCCTTCCAGGCCCTGGCCGTGCAG gacTGTCAGCAGGTGTTCCTGCCGGAGGATTTACCCATGAGCCCTTGGATGCAGCGTCAGACTCTGAGTTGTGTGAGTGAAGCGGGGCTTAGCTCCCTACAGCTGTCAATCAACAGCTCAGAGCAAGAACAGGAAGCCACCTGA